Proteins from a genomic interval of Opisthocomus hoazin isolate bOpiHoa1 chromosome 39, bOpiHoa1.hap1, whole genome shotgun sequence:
- the PPP5C gene encoding LOW QUALITY PROTEIN: serine/threonine-protein phosphatase 5 (The sequence of the model RefSeq protein was modified relative to this genomic sequence to represent the inferred CDS: inserted 1 base in 1 codon; deleted 3 bases in 3 codons): MAEGERAESGGGPGPGRPPSPAELERAEALKTRANEFFKGKDYENAVKFYSSAIELNPANAIYYGTGAWLLRTECYGYALADATRAVELDKKYVKGYYRRAASNMALGKFKAALRDYETVVKVRPNDKDAKLKYQECHRIVKQKAFERAIASDEHKRSVVDTLDIESMTIEDEYSGPKLDGGKVTLAFMKDLMQWYKEQKKLHRKCAYQILVQVKEVLAKLXTLVETTLKETEKVTVCGDTHGQYYDLLNIFELNGLPSESNPYIFNGDFVDRGSFSVEVILTLFGFKLLYPDHFHLLRGNHETDNMNQIYGFEGEVKAKYTAQMFALFSEVFEWLPLAQCINGKVLIMHGGLFSEDGVTLDDIRKIERNRQPPDSGPMCDLLWSDPQPQNGRSVSKRGVSCQFGPDVTKSFLERNRLDYIIRSHEVKPEGYEVAHDGKCVTVFSAPNYCDQMGNKGSYIHLRGSDLRPDFHQFTAVPHPNVKPMMYANTLLQLGMM; this comes from the exons ATGGCGGAGGGAGAGCGggcggagagcggcggcggccccggccccgggcgacCCCCGAGCCCGGCCGAGCTGGAGCGGGCCGAGGCCCTAAAGACCCGCGCGAACGAGTTCTTCAAAG GGAAGGACTACGAGAACGCGGTGAAGTTCTACAGCAGCGCCATCGAGCTGAACCCCGCCAACGCCATCTACTATGGAACCGGAGCCTGGCTCCTGCGCACCGAGTGCTACGGCTACGCCCTGGCCGACGCCACGCGC GCCGTCGAGCTCGACAAGAAGTACGTCAAGGGCTACTACCGCCGCGCCGCCAGCAACATGGCCCTGGGCAAGTTCAAGGCCGCCCTCCGCGAC TACGAGACG GTGGTGAAGGTGCGGCCCAACGACAAGGACGCCAAGCTCAAGTACCAG GAGTGCCACCGGATCGTCAAGCAGAAGGCCTTCGAGCGGGCCATCGCCAGCGACGAGCACAAGCGCTCCGTCGTCGACACCCTCGACATCGAAAGCATGA CCATCGAGGACGAGTACAGCGGCCCCAAGCTGGACGGCGGCAAGGTGACGTTGGCCTTCATGAAGGACCTGATGCAGTGGTACAAGGAGCAGAAGAAACTCCACAGAAAATGTGCCTACCAG ATCCTGGTGCAGGTGAAGGAGGTGCTGGCCAAGC CCACGTTGGTGGAAACGACGCTGAAGGAG ACGGAGAAGGTGACGGTGTGCGGGGACACCCACGGGCAGTACTACGACCTGCTGAACATCTTCGAGCTCAACGGGCTGCCCTCCGAGTCCAACCCCTAC ATATTCAACGGGGACTTCGTGGACCGCGGGTCCTTCTCGGTCGAGGTCATCCTCACGCTCTTCGGCTTCAAGCTCCTCTACCCCGATCACTTCCACCTGCTCCGAG GGAACCACGAGACGGACAACATGAACCAGATCTACGGTTTCGAGGGGGAGGTGAAGGCCAAGTACACGGCGCAGATGTTCGCGCTCTTCAGCGAGGTCTTCGAGTGGCTGCCGCTGGCCCAGTGCATCAACGGCAAAGTGCTG ATCATGCACGGGGGTCTCTTCAGCGAGGACGGCGTCACCCTCGACGACATCCGGAAGATCGAGAGGAACCGGCAGCCCCCGGACTCGG GTCCCATGTGTGACCTCCTCTGGTCCGACCCGCAGCCCCAG AACGGCCGCTCGGTCAGCAAGCGCGGGGTCAGCTGCCAGTTCGGGCCCGACGTCACCAAGAGCTTCCTGGAGCGCAACCGCCTCGACTACATCATCCGCAGCCACGAGGTGAAGCCCGAGGGCTACGAGGTGGCCCACGACGGCAAGTGCGTCACCGTCTTCTCGGCCCCCAACTACTG cgaccAGATGGGCAACAAGGGCTCCTACATCCACCTGCGAGGCAGCGACCTGCGCCCCGACTTCCACCAGTTCACAGCAGTG CCTCACCCCAACGTCAAGCCCATGATGTACGCCAacaccctgctgcagctgggcatgatgtga